A genomic window from Quercus lobata isolate SW786 chromosome 10, ValleyOak3.0 Primary Assembly, whole genome shotgun sequence includes:
- the LOC115965709 gene encoding uncharacterized protein LOC115965709 isoform X1 codes for MVRKKDRFWSYVEDLDGRFKCNFCQHNFAGGASRIKYHLAGVKGNDVDICTSVPEDVQKEAYLAVGGTNKKLKSASSSSNAKESKTTLCSISKGMCHATNSEMCGKKDKNAVDKLLAQLVTVNNISFDVVQTTSFIRFVQGVAEYGPDYKLPSYLTFQRKLIPDLKVEVEEYIRNVKKSWLVSGCTLMSNIWSDVEHRAFINIIAYSPSGVIFLKSLEVSRDKITTLYIKDIISSVIEEIGSDNVVQLITDNTTNFESAGDMLISKYPWLYKTQCAAYSIRLLLKEICKEVDWVQKIIIDAKSIVSYMYKDGIISSLMREYTNHKELKHPCKRRFSSNFLMLRAILNVQDELQLLLVSSKWKNLNHNEKDIAKVASIIQSAEFWSQVKEVLLVLEPLVRVLRLVDNDLSTAGYLYEAMEMAKETMKQQYDSNQDKYMQIWKLFSCRYTENIMHPIHAAATFLNPAYLCSEKFIESHEMKDGISFILENLVAIEEREDFMKEVQLYRNKVPSLFTITAKTMLKTSHPRIWWDFCGDRLPILQKYAIRILSQPCSSTLSKGYWNASELAQRKKTNMLTFEMLDNMVNVRLNSMMMEKFNPGESRNLEPIDLCKQYELPECVDHEQFLLDDALSRVVEKGIDD; via the exons ATGGTTAGAAAGAAAGATCGATTTTGGAGCTATGTTGAAGACCTAGATGGCCGTTTCAAATGTAACTTTTGTCAGCATAATTTTGCTGGGGGTGCTTCTAGGATTAAATATCACTTGGCTGGAGTTAAAGGTAATGATGTAGATATTTGTACAAGTGTGCCTGAAGATGTTCAAAAAGAAGCTTATCTAGCAGTTGGAGGGACTAACAAAAAACTGAAGAGTGCATCAAGTTCTAGCAATGCTAAAGAGAGTAAAACCACATTGTGTTCAATATCGAAAGGTATGTGCCACGCTACCAATTCAGAGATGTGTGGTAAAAAAGATAAGAATGCAGTGGACAAATTGCTTGCACAACTTGTTACAGTAAATAACATATCATTTGATGTTGTTCAAACGACATCCTTTATTCGCTTTGTGCAAGGTGTTGCTGAATATGGTCCTGACTATAAGTTACCCTCTTATTTGACTTTCCAAAGGAAGCTAATTCCAGACTTGAAGGTAGAAGTGGAAGAGTATATTAGAAATGTTAAGAAATCATGGTTGGTATCTGGTTGTACACTTATGTCAAACATATGGAGTGATGTAGAGCATAGAGCATTTATCAATATTATTGCATATTCTCCTAGTGGAGTAATATTTTTGAAGTCACTTGAAGTTTCAAGAGATAAAATAACAACACTATATATTAAAGATATCATCTCTTCAGTAATTGAAGAAATTGGGTCAGATAATGTTGTTCAGTTGATCACTGATAATACTACTAATTTTGAGTCTGCTGGAGATATGCTTATTAGCAAGTACCCTTGGTTGTACAAAACTCAATGTGCTGCTTACAGCATTAGATTGCTTTTGAAGGAAATATGCAAGGAAGTTGATTGGGTTCAAAAGATAATTATTGATGCAAAATCAATTGTTTCATACATGTATAAGGATGGTATCATTTCGTCCCTTATGAGAGAGTACACAAACCACAAGGAATTGAAACATCCTTGTAAAAGGAGGTTTTCTTCTAATTTCTTGATGCTTCGAGCTATTTTGAATGTTCAAGATGAATTGCAGTTACTTCTTGTATCTTCTAAGTGGAAAAATTTGAATCATAATGAAAAGGACATTGCTAAAGTTGCTAGTATCATTCAAAGTGCAGAATTTTGGAGTCAAGTGAAAGAGGTGTTACTAGTGTTGGAGCCTTTGGTTCGAGTTCTTCGATTAGTTGATAATGATTTGTCAACTGCAGGATACTTATATGAAGCAATGGAAATGGCAAAAGAAACAATGAAGCAACAGTATGATAGCAATCAAGACAAATATATGCAGATATGGAAGTTATTTAGTTGTAGGTATACTGAAAATATAATGCACCCAATTCATGCTGCTGCGACATTTCTGAATCCTGCTTACTTGTGCAGTGAGAAATTTATAGAGAGTCACGAGATGAAAGATGGTATAAGTTTCATTTTGGAGAATTTGGTGGCTATTGAAGAAAGGGAAGATTTCATGAAAGAGGTGCAACTTTATCGCAATAAAGTACCGAGCTTGTTTACAATTACGGCAAAGACAATGTTGAAAACATCTCATCCTA GAATATGGTGGGATTTCTGCGGAGATCGTCTTCCTATCTTACAAAAGTATGCCATTCGAATTTTGAGTCAACCATGTAGTTCTACCTTGTCCAAGGGTTATTGGAATGCATCTGAGCTAGcacaaagaaagaagacaaaCATGTTGACATTTGAGATGTTGGATAATATGGTGAATGTAAGATTGAACTCAATGATGATGGAGAAATTCAACCCAGGTGAATCTCGAAACTTGGAGCCAATTGATCTTTGCAAACAATATGAGCTTCCTGAATGTGTTGATCATGAACAATTTTTGTTGGATGATGCATTAAGCAGAGTAGTAGAAAAGGGTATTGATGACTGA
- the LOC115965709 gene encoding uncharacterized protein LOC115965709 isoform X2 translates to MVRKKDRFWSYVEDLDGRFKCNFCQHNFAGGASRIKYHLAGVKGNDVDICTSVPEDVQKEAYLAVGGTNKKLKSASSSSNAKESKTTLCSISKGMCHATNSEMCGKKDKNAVDKLLAQLVTVNNISFDVVQTTSFIRFVQGVAEYGPDYKLPSYLTFQRKLIPDLKVEVEEYIRNVKKSWLVSGCTLMSNIWSDVEHRAFINIIAYSPSGVIFLKSLEVSRDKITTLYIKDIISSVIEEIGSDNVVQLITDNTTNFESAGDMLISKYPWLYKTQCAAYSIRLLLKEICKEVDWVQKIIIDAKSIVSYMYKDGIISSLMREYTNHKELKHPCKRRFSSNFLMLRAILNVQDELQLLLVSSKWKNLNHNEKDIAKVASIIQSAEFWSQVKEVLLVLEPLVRVLRLVDNDLSTAGYLYEAMEMAKETMKQQYDSNQDKYMQIWKLFSCRYTENIMHPIHAAATFLNPAYLCSEKFIESHEMKDGISFILENLVAIEEREDFMKEEYGGISAEIVFLSYKSMPFEF, encoded by the exons ATGGTTAGAAAGAAAGATCGATTTTGGAGCTATGTTGAAGACCTAGATGGCCGTTTCAAATGTAACTTTTGTCAGCATAATTTTGCTGGGGGTGCTTCTAGGATTAAATATCACTTGGCTGGAGTTAAAGGTAATGATGTAGATATTTGTACAAGTGTGCCTGAAGATGTTCAAAAAGAAGCTTATCTAGCAGTTGGAGGGACTAACAAAAAACTGAAGAGTGCATCAAGTTCTAGCAATGCTAAAGAGAGTAAAACCACATTGTGTTCAATATCGAAAGGTATGTGCCACGCTACCAATTCAGAGATGTGTGGTAAAAAAGATAAGAATGCAGTGGACAAATTGCTTGCACAACTTGTTACAGTAAATAACATATCATTTGATGTTGTTCAAACGACATCCTTTATTCGCTTTGTGCAAGGTGTTGCTGAATATGGTCCTGACTATAAGTTACCCTCTTATTTGACTTTCCAAAGGAAGCTAATTCCAGACTTGAAGGTAGAAGTGGAAGAGTATATTAGAAATGTTAAGAAATCATGGTTGGTATCTGGTTGTACACTTATGTCAAACATATGGAGTGATGTAGAGCATAGAGCATTTATCAATATTATTGCATATTCTCCTAGTGGAGTAATATTTTTGAAGTCACTTGAAGTTTCAAGAGATAAAATAACAACACTATATATTAAAGATATCATCTCTTCAGTAATTGAAGAAATTGGGTCAGATAATGTTGTTCAGTTGATCACTGATAATACTACTAATTTTGAGTCTGCTGGAGATATGCTTATTAGCAAGTACCCTTGGTTGTACAAAACTCAATGTGCTGCTTACAGCATTAGATTGCTTTTGAAGGAAATATGCAAGGAAGTTGATTGGGTTCAAAAGATAATTATTGATGCAAAATCAATTGTTTCATACATGTATAAGGATGGTATCATTTCGTCCCTTATGAGAGAGTACACAAACCACAAGGAATTGAAACATCCTTGTAAAAGGAGGTTTTCTTCTAATTTCTTGATGCTTCGAGCTATTTTGAATGTTCAAGATGAATTGCAGTTACTTCTTGTATCTTCTAAGTGGAAAAATTTGAATCATAATGAAAAGGACATTGCTAAAGTTGCTAGTATCATTCAAAGTGCAGAATTTTGGAGTCAAGTGAAAGAGGTGTTACTAGTGTTGGAGCCTTTGGTTCGAGTTCTTCGATTAGTTGATAATGATTTGTCAACTGCAGGATACTTATATGAAGCAATGGAAATGGCAAAAGAAACAATGAAGCAACAGTATGATAGCAATCAAGACAAATATATGCAGATATGGAAGTTATTTAGTTGTAGGTATACTGAAAATATAATGCACCCAATTCATGCTGCTGCGACATTTCTGAATCCTGCTTACTTGTGCAGTGAGAAATTTATAGAGAGTCACGAGATGAAAGATGGTATAAGTTTCATTTTGGAGAATTTGGTGGCTATTGAAGAAAGGGAAGATTTCATGAAAGAG GAATATGGTGGGATTTCTGCGGAGATCGTCTTCCTATCTTACAAAAGTATGCCATTCGAATTTTGA